agagaaaacatcgAAGGAGATTGCAGAAACCACTAAAATTGGGTTAAGAACTGTTCAACACATTATTAAAAACTGGAAGGATAGTGGAGAACCATTGTctttgaggaagaaatgtggtcgGAAAAAATCCTGATGATCGCGATCGGCGATCACTTAAACgtttggtgaaatcaaatcatagaaaaacaacagtagaactcagggctatgtttaatagtgaaagtaGAGCATTTCCACATGCACAATGTGAATGGAACTCAATGGATTGGGACCAAACAGGTGTGTAAacttaagaaaaccactaatCAGCGAGGtcactcagaaaaaaaggcttcagtttgctagggagcataaagattggactctggagcaatggaagaCGGTCATGTagtctgatgagtccagatttaccctgttccagagtgatgcacccatcatgccAAGTGTctactgtacaagcctgtggctgcagttggtcaggtctaaATTCAGGAACATTATGTGGCCaaagaatgaggtcagctgactgcctgaatatactgaatgaccaggttattccatcaatggattttttcttccctgatgtCACGGGCATGTTCCAAGATAATTAAGACAATTAAGTGTACTTGACAAAGCACACCTAAAGTATTGAAAGCACTCAATGCAAAACAATGGCCCCTCTGTAACATCACTGTAATGTTTAATGATATTGCTCtatgcaggacttttattttgaaataccaTACACCTTCCATATTGTATTGACCTTCAACTTCATGTATTTAAAGAGCCTACGGAACCTCTCTGAATTCTCCACCAACTCACCTCTTCTCCACCCATGTCGGTGCGGACCCAGCCGGGATGGATTGCTGTCACCAGTATGTTGTGCATCTTGAAGTCCTCAGCTTGACAGCGAGTCAGCATATTCAGTGCTGCCTGGTGGCCAAAAGCCAAAAAGAAATGAACTTatcattaaattgttttaattaaattattctTGAACATAATTAAGTGGGTGATATTGGTTTCTGAACTGTTCACAAAAAATTGAATGGAGGCAAATGTTATTCTGTGTTATGATAACTGTCAAATTCGAAAACATTTCACTGAGGCAGCTAAAAGTCATAAATGATATTCTGGTGAATGCAGCTATGGTGAACTCTCTGTGTCAGGTCTGTTAGACCTATCCGTTACCTTTGATCCCTTTGATCATATCGTCTGAATTGATATATAGCATAAAACTGTGGCTGACATCTCTGGTACTGTactgaaatgttttacttcatacggagccccagacatgacatggtcaaaaaaagtgtaattgtggccacaatatagCTATAACGTGTACACGAAATACTACTTTGTGGCCACAATTTAGTATTTTGTTGTATAAACAATAGTGCCCCGATATAATTATTGAGCTTTGTTGTATAAACATATGTATATTATGAGTATTTAAAGAATTACAGCATGTCTTCAGTAGGGAACCAATGGGCTATGAGCCAagagtgaaaaacagaagagaagtCAGAGAATATTGAGAGACAAACTAAAACATTGTTGGTTTTAGTCTTTTCATGGGAGCCAGCCTTGTCTTACAATATACTTATGATGCATCAAGTGAATAAGTTTAAAGATTAAAAGAAACACGGTCTGAAATATGGTTAATCTGACCAAAGCCGTGACTTTGGTCCTGCATGTTGTGTGTCCTGTGTAGTGTGGCCTCTGTCTGTATGATCCTATTCGACAAAGACGAATTAAGAGCTTAGTCTTCCGGAGATAATTGTAGATTCAAAAAAAATTATAGCAGTTACAGTGTCAATTTATGTGCAAGTCGAGAGTACCTTGCTTGTCCTATAAGGGTACATCTGTGCAACTGGGAAGGTCTCTGGACATTTCTCTATGGATGAGATGAGGGTGGAGATGTTGATGATGGCTGACCTCCTGCAGGACATTGTATTacctgagaaagagagagactcCAGGGTGAGGGTGGAGGGTGACTCCAGCAGAGAACATTGATCACCCTGAGTGAAATGAGCTGTCTTTACAGCAAAATAAGGCAagtatatatgtacatatgtacataAGAAAgtgtcactgtctctctctatgACTCCATTGTTGACTCATCTGCGTAGTAGTTAGAAGAAAATCACAGATAATGTGAGATATAGACAACATTCCAAGCACAGTCAGAGACCCTAGTGACCGTgactcaggaggtagagcagtCATCCACCAGCTGGAAACCGACTGGATGCACCATGCCGTTACACTGTCTGACTTCCTTGTCTGGCTCAATCTGCTCTGCCCAGATTGATATGGCTGCTGGCCGTTTTCATCAAAAGTTGCACAGATATTGCATGTTTCCATGGTAATAATTAGCCAGCCCTTCTGACCAGTGATACCAAGGTAAAAATCAGTGACACCCACTGTTTTGATGGTAACTATCAGTGACAAACCCAGACCattgtttccatggtaacaatTAGTCACTCCCTCTGACCAGTCTATCCATGTTAACAATCACTGACACCCACAAGTGTTTCCATGTTTCCAGTGACACCCGCTGACCATTTTTTCCTGGTAATAATCAGTGACTGGTGGCAGCAAATGACAAAAGATGAACAAATGGCTTATGATTTTCTGTTAGCTTATTGACTTTGAGAGAGTGCAGTAGCAGTTGATATATACAGCAgtgcaaatgtaaataaatatatcatcagttgttttgttctggATACTATCCTGAACCTGACTAATGAGTCAGCAGAAGTaataaacactgctgtctgttCATTGTTCAGCTGTTCATAGTAATGGCAGGCTTCATCAGAGGCATATTAACAGCAGCTTTAGAACATGATCATGGTGTCAGATCAGATAGCACACACTGCACCACTCAGATCCACAACAAAACCTATCTGGGTTTATCCAGGGCACTGTTTTGCTCTGAAACTCAGTAGTGCTTCCACCTTCTAGCCTTTCTCGCCCTCAACAGTTGGCTGTTTCGCTGCTCTACTGCAGCAGTTATGTtgtgctgtcagtcaaacatgtAAAGCCAGCCCCTCTTTGCAGttcttgatgaaaaacatccaTGTTGAATAGTACAGCACAATGGGCATGAAACCATAGATGTCCAATGATTTTCCTATTTTTATTACCCCCATAATACCTGTATCTGAGATACAAATTCTAGgattgcaaaaaagaaaatatatttaccATTTTCAGCTGAgcccctctctgctgctctttggaggagaggaagaaacagctGAAGAGAGAGGTGATAGTTTACTGACCATAGTGAAAATGAGCACTAATACACGTTATATACGTTGAAAGTATACAGAATTAGGAAGGTGGTGTGTATATCTGTACAGTGCATTTTATCAGGTAACTGATTCAACTACATGTATTAATACCATCTGATATAGTTTATATTTGGGGTATATTCCTTACAATATAaccagttgtgtgtgtttagttgtCCACTACCTGTTCTTTTGTTAGTAACACCTCAGCGGCGACAGAGACACATGATTGCAAACAACATACATGTAGGTGTCTCCCTGTGGTTAAATGATGCAAGCAATGTAGCAGTTAAACCCCTTTTTTCACCCTGACATGCTGATATCTGTATCAGCCTTTGTGCCTGCATCTGTGGGTGTCTGTGTTTATACCACTCGACAAGCACAGAGAGCAGTCAGACAAACTAACCTTTGTAAGGATAAATGGTCCAGCCACATTGGTTTCATACACCTCCATCATGTGTTCTTTTCCAGTGGCAGATAAAGGAGCTGGTAATGCTGGTTTGTTGACAGCAGCGTTGTTGATGAGGAGGTTCAACCCATCAGCCCCAATCTGCCTGCTCACAGCaaggacagcagcagagatacTGTCCTCATCTGACATGTCTGCAGATAGACATGCACATACAGAAATGTACACTTTGGCATTTGATTGTCAGAGAGATTTACTGTATATATCATGGCATGGTGACTAGAAACATTACAAACTGAAACATGGTTCATCACTGCCCAGGAAAATGAAGGCTCTACAGCAGATGATTAAAAGCACCAGAACATCAccaggcctgttctaaaaatgaaaattagatattgatattatctgtttcccaccttgttaagtcattgttgataattattgtgagaaatcattaacgtgatcagtgtcttcacatagatgagtataATTAATctttaataatcatatataactaaaggcaaactgagcaaatttgttatttcagaagattgtatcaaactggtagccctttGTTTGGGACCCATGAACCGCCCAATTAGTTTGTTAAACCAGGATTATAAGCTCTTCACATCAATTCTAGCAAAACTTAGAAACAATACTTCCTGATATTATACAGTTGGACCAAACAGGTTTCAGtttatatatacactatattaccaaaagtattcgctcacctgcctttactcattctatgaactgaagtgccatcccattcctaactcatagaattcaatatgatgtcggtccaccttttgcagctattacagcttcaactcttctgggaagactgtccacaaggttgaggagagtgtttataggaatttttgaccattcttccaaaagcgcattggtgaggtcacacactgatgttggtcgagaaggcctggctctcagtctccgctctaattcatcccaaaggtgttctatcgggttcaggtcaggactctgtgcaggccagtcaagttcatccacaccagactctgtcatccacgtctttatggaccttgctttgtgcactggtgcacagtcatgttggaagaggaaggggcccgctccaaactgttcccacaaggttgggagcatggaattgtccaaaatgttttggtatcctgaagcattcaatgttcctttcactggaactaaggggccaagcccagctcctgaaaaacaaccccataccataattcctcctccactaaatttcacagttggcacaatgcaatctgaaatgtaccgttctcctggcaacctccaaacccagactcgtccatcagattgccagatggaaaagcgtgattcatcactccagagaacgcgtctccactgctctagaggccagtgacggcgtgctttacaccattgcatccgacgccttgcattgcacttggtgatgtgtggcttggctgcagctgctcggccatggaaacccattccatgaagctctctgcgtactgtacttgggctaatctgaaggtcacatgaagtttgtagctctctagcaattgactgtgcagaaagtcggcgacctctttgcactatgcgcttcagcatccgctgacccctctccgtcactttacgtggcctaccacttcgtggctgagttgctgttgttcccaaacgcttccattttgttataatagagctgacagttgactgtggaatatttaggagcgaggaaatttcacgactggatttgttgcacaagtggcatcctatgacagttccacgctggaattcactgagctcctgagagcggcccattctttcacaaatgtcttgtttcacagtctgcatgcctgagtgcttgaatttatacacctggggccaggccaagtgattagaacacctgattctgatcatttgaatgggtgagcgaatacttttggtaatatagtgtatatatatatatatatatatatatatatatatatatatatatatatatatatatatatatatatatatgtgggaAAAATGGACAGTGTTTACATACCAGTGACAAGAATGGAAGGAATGAATCACTGATATATCACAGTCCGGTTTGAAGGAGACATGGCATTCCAGACCTTAACACCTTAACCAGACCTCAAGGATGTGTACTCTCACCTCTGCTGTACATACTATACACAAATGACTGTTGTAGCACTTTTGAAAACCGTCATATATTGAAGTTCGCGGATGACATGGTTATAGTGAGCCTGCTGAACAGTACTGAAACTTTGCATGGTCTTGTGGCTGATTATTTTTTGAAATGGTGTGAGGAATCTTTTTAATccttgaacattttaaagacaaaggACATGTGTATTGATTTTAGACGCGTGCAGCCCTCtcctgatggatggatggatggtcaGGCAGTCAAAATTGTAGAGTCCTATAAGTATTAGGCACTATCctcaacaacaagctgacatttgagaaaaacacagacttgatCTGTAAGAAAAGCCTGCAACATCTCTTTAGTCTTAGGAAACTTTCTAAATTCCAGGTTGACTCCACCCTGATGGCTTTGTTTTATCGTTCTTTTATTGAGTCTGTTATTACGTTTTGTTGGTTTCAATCTCTGAGGGCAAAATAGAGAACTCTACTAACAAGCTTGTTAGTATTAGTGGCAAAATCACAGGGTCTGCACAAAAAACTCTACAGGATCTTtacaacaaacagctgctttagAAAGCTAATTCCATCCTGTCTGACTGCTCTCATCCTCTGCAtcaacagtttcagtttctACCATCAGGTTCACTGCTCAGACTTCCACTTGCTAAAACAAACAGGTACAAAcactccttttttcctcctgctgtctctcttttaAATGCCAGGAGGAAAAGTTAGTTTACCCAGTAGGATAGAATATCCTTTTCACTTGAGTAAAATTCTTTAACAGAGTTGATTCAGTATTTTATATACGTCATTTATTAGgttatgtgtatatgtgtatttgttgatttttgtattttgtgtgctCCTTTTGCTGTGAAACAAATTGCCCCACCGGTGATAAATAAAGGtattgattgtttgattgatgtatgtttgtgtgtgtgtttaataataTGGTATCTTCAACAATAGAAAATCAAGACAGAATCAAGTATAGTGGCATGCAGTTCAAGTGTCATTCCTATTTTCATACCAATGCAGCTGTCGTTTTCATGCCCACCCACCTGCATTTGGTTGATAACAAATATACTTGCACCCACTTGTACGCCCCTGGGTGAGTCAGTCTTACAATGAACTCTGGTCAGGCGCACTGTTGGCAGATTTCcatcttgaggcagcagaatgCGACAACACCATAGACCAATAAAAAGCTGGTCTAAAGTCAAAATATAGTCTGTTTCCTGCAATTTCAGTTACACATTAACTGCACTTACACAGGCGTGTTCACACCGTTCAtacactctgattttatgaattaagaggctgctttcagttattttaaacatttccatgaacaccgtcatgtcactgtaacaaatacCGTGGCACGTTAAATAAGCACAATTAAAAGCTGTGTAAACTCTCCAAAGGGATCAAgtcaaaggttttaaaaaatataatataattatattgtatttaacatgtatatctacactgttcagcagCAATATTAGAAcaactgacaggtgaagtgagcATTGGTTAACTTGTTACAGTCACATGTCAGATATCAGATTCCTTGTGCACACGTGCATGTTAATGCCATATCAATTTGCTGCTGGAGGATCGATGCAGGTTATGTCACGAGTATTTTCTCATTAAGGATGTATTTCTCCTCTATCATGCCACCAGTTGTTGATCAGGATCATACTTTTCTGATCAATGGACTGAGATCCAAACACCGAGGGACTCACACCTGCCTCTTAAAGGGAATAGAAGATGTCACTTGGACTGGTTGcacaaaacacacccatgatTAATTCT
This sequence is a window from Acanthopagrus latus isolate v.2019 chromosome 8, fAcaLat1.1, whole genome shotgun sequence. Protein-coding genes within it:
- the zgc:158868 gene encoding C-factor, producing MSEMLAGNIVVTGTNRGIGLELIKQLAQNTAEGTHIYACCREPGGTSAEALRALPTQYPGKITVIKLDMSDEDSISAAVLAVSRQIGADGLNLLINNAAVNKPALPAPLSATGKEHMMEVYETNVAGPFILTKLFLPLLQRAAERGSAENGNTMSCRRSAIINISTLISSIEKCPETFPVAQMYPYRTSKAALNMLTRCQAEDFKMHNILVTAIHPGWVRTDMGGEEAPLTTQDSVLGMLNVMSSLSNKDSGKLLDWQGDIIPW